A segment of the Cellvibrio sp. KY-YJ-3 genome:
TCTATCCGGGCACTTTTGACCCCATCACCAACGGCCACATCGATTTAGTGGAGCGCGCCTGTCGGCTGTTCGACAAAGTGATAGTCGCCGTCGCAGCGAGCAATCGTAAAAACCCGCTGTTCAGTCTGGACGAGCGTGTAGCACTCGCGCAACAAACGCTCAGCCACTTAACCAATGTGACCGTCGTGGGGTTTGATATTTTGTTGGTGGAGTTTGTACGCCAGCAGAATGCGCAGGCGGTATTGCGGGGGTTGCGTGCAGTATCGGATTTTGAATACGAGTTTCAGCTGGCCAATATGAACCGCGCACTGGCGCCCACCATGGAGAGTATCTTTCTCACCCCGGCGGAACACCTTTCTTATATATCTTCGTCAATCGTGCGGGAAATCGCCATTTTGGGCGGTGATGTCAGCAAGTTTGTCGCCGCTCCCGTAGAAGCGGCACTCAAGCAAAAATTTGGTCGCTGATCAATTCTCATCCGCCATTACGGACGAATACCGGCTTAAGGCGATCAATGTTTTTAGGCCCATTTTTGGTGCTGTTGCAGGAAGTACACATGGGCTGTAGGTTGCTAAAATCGTTGTATGCCTCAATCACATCGCTTTTACGCAGCCCTTCCCAATAGCCATTAGCAGCCCTGACACTTATCCAGTCACATTGATCGAGCACGTGGCTCGTCCAATTTTTGCGGTGATCAATACTGTCTGCCGCTTTGCCACATTTCACACAGGCGACTTTTCCTCGGCCGCCCCATTTATTCCAAACATCGTCCGCATTCTGCCATCCCGGACGCGTACCTTTGAATAGATAAGAGGGAGCGGCAGGCTGAATGAAATACTCCCCGCTCTCAAACTCCCGCAATACTTTGGCTTTACTGCGCGTATTGCGAGGGTTGCGCAAAGCAGCCTGCCTGGGTTTATCCAACCCGAATTGACTCTTCATCCGCGCCTTACGCAGGGTTCTCGCTTTTGTATCTGAATG
Coding sequences within it:
- the coaD gene encoding pantetheine-phosphate adenylyltransferase: MRTVVYPGTFDPITNGHIDLVERACRLFDKVIVAVAASNRKNPLFSLDERVALAQQTLSHLTNVTVVGFDILLVEFVRQQNAQAVLRGLRAVSDFEYEFQLANMNRALAPTMESIFLTPAEHLSYISSSIVREIAILGGDVSKFVAAPVEAALKQKFGR